Proteins found in one Triticum aestivum cultivar Chinese Spring chromosome 4D, IWGSC CS RefSeq v2.1, whole genome shotgun sequence genomic segment:
- the LOC123099023 gene encoding probable aquaporin TIP4-1, with product MDTKHADSFDERDVVVDAGCVRAVLGELVLTFLFVFTGVAAAMAAGVPELQGAAMPMATLAGVALAQALAAGVLVTAGFHVSGGHLNPAVTVALLARGHITAFRAVLYVAAQLLASSLACILLRYLSGGQATPVPVHTLGAGIGPMQGLVMEVILTFSLLFVVYATIIDPRTTVPGYGPMLTGLIVGANTIAGGNFSGASMNPARSFGPALATGVWTNHWVYWVGPLVGGPLAGFVYETVFMVTKTHEPLLGWDF from the exons ATGGACACCAAGCATGCGGATTCGTTCGACGAGCGCGACGTCGTCGTCGACGCCGGCTGCGTCCGCGCCGTGCTCGGGGAGCTGGTCCTCACCTTCCTCTTCGTCTTCACCGGagtcgccgccgccatggccgccg GGGTGCCGGAGCTGCAAGGCGCGGCTATGCCGATGGCGACGTTGGCCGGGGTTGCCCTCGCGCAGGCGCTGGCGGCGGGGGTGCTGGTGACGGCGGGCTTCCACGTGTCGGGCGGGCACCTCAACCCGGCGGTGACGGTGGCGCTGCTGGCGCGCGGGCACATCACGGCGTTCAGGGCCGTGCTGTACGTGGCGGCCCAGCTGCTGGCCTCCTCCCTCGCCTGCATCCTCCTCCGCTACCTCTCCGGCGGCCAG GCTACTCCGGTTCCGGTCCACACCCTAGGCGCAGGCATAGGCCCCATGCAAGGGCTGGTCATGGAGGTCATCCTCACCTTCTCCCTCCTCTTCGTCGTGTACGCGACCATCATCGACCCGCGGACCACGGTGCCCGGCTACGGTCCGATGCTCACCGGCCTCATCGTCGGTGCCAACACAATTGCCGGCGGCAACTTCTCCGGCGCTTCCATGAACCCAGCTAGGTCCTTCGGGCCCGCGTTGGCCACTGGGGTGTGGACCAACCACTGGGTCTACTGGGTCGGCCCGCTGGTCGGCGGCCCCCTCGCCGGGTTCGTCTATGAAACGGTGTTCATGGTGACGAAGACGCATGAGCCTCTACTTGGTTGGGACTTTTAG